A genome region from Oligoflexus sp. includes the following:
- the atpH gene encoding ATP synthase F1 subunit delta produces MSAEKIAHRYSTALMTLTEGQTAVQDKIIDDLAAMAQLYDDKAIRKIIASPIVNPELLQSVFNNVTDQLKSSDVLKRFLGSLIENKRTGLLPELAQDFKRQVQKSRGIVDATVTAAVPLNDGELSEIRTKLESMLKKRVNLLQKVDKSILGGFEIRIENSVLDMTLKTKLEHMTKFAVS; encoded by the coding sequence GTGAGCGCAGAAAAGATCGCGCATCGTTACTCGACTGCCCTAATGACCCTGACCGAGGGTCAAACCGCTGTTCAGGACAAAATCATCGATGACCTCGCGGCCATGGCGCAGCTTTACGATGACAAAGCCATTCGTAAGATCATCGCCAGCCCCATCGTCAATCCCGAGCTTCTGCAAAGCGTTTTCAATAACGTGACCGATCAGTTGAAGTCGAGCGATGTCCTGAAGAGATTCCTGGGAAGTTTGATCGAAAACAAAAGGACGGGACTCCTGCCCGAACTCGCGCAGGATTTCAAACGTCAGGTCCAAAAATCCCGCGGTATCGTCGACGCCACGGTTACAGCAGCCGTTCCTTTGAATGACGGCGAGTTGAGCGAGATCCGGACCAAACTCGAAAGCATGCTCAAAAAGCGTGTGAATCTGCTCCAGAAGGTCGACAAATCCATTCTGGGCGGCTTTGAGATTCGGATTGAAAACAGCGTCCTCGATATGACCCTGAAAACAAAACTTGAACATATGACGAAATTTGCCGTCAGCTAA